The DNA segment AAGCAGCGGAATGTCGGAGAAATAATAGAACGCAACAACGCTCGCTACGACAACCAGCAAAGACAATGACAGTTTTACAATATCACCTACAGAGGTGACTTCTTCTGCGTGTGCGTTCATTTATCAGACTTGAAATAAATTGAAATAATTTTCTGAGTGGCAGGCCAGGAGGGACTCGAACCCCCAACTTGCGGTTTTGGAGACCGCTGCTCTACCAATTGAACTACTGACCTATTTCAGAAAATGTACTTTCAGCCAAAAACCGAGAATTACTCGACAATAGAAGCCACAACACCCGCACCGACGGTACGGCCACCTTCACGAATTGCGAAGCGCAAGCCGTCTTCCATCGCGATCGGTGAGATCAATTTTACTGTGACCGAGATGTTGTCCCCTGGCATTACCATTTCAACACCTTCCGGCAGCTCAACCGCACCAGTCACGTCGGTGGTTCTGAAGTAGAACTGTGGACGGTAACCGTTAAAGAATGGCGTGTGACGACCACCCTCTTCTTTCGACAATACGTAGATTTCGGCTTTGAAATGCGAGTGTGGCTTGATGCTGTTTACGTGAGCCAATACTTGACCACGCTCTACGTCGTCGCGCTTGGTGCCACGCAGCAGGATGCCCACGTTGTCGCCAGCCTGACCTTGATCCAGCAATTTGCGGAACATTTCAACACCGGTACAGGTAGTTTTCACGGTATCTTTGATACCAACGATTTCAACCTCTTCACCGACTTTGATAATACCGCGCTCGACACGGCCGGTTACTACCGTACCACGACCGGAAATCGAAAATACGTCTTCGATTGGCATCAGGAATTTGCCATCGATTGCGCGTTGCGGCTCAGGAATATAGCTATCCAGCGCTTCAACCAGTTTAACAACCGACTGAACACCGATTTCGCTTTGCTCGCCTTCCAACGCTTTCAGCGCAGAACCAACGATGATTGGGGTATCGTCGCCCGGGAATTCGTACTGGTTTAACAGTTCGCGAATTTCCATTTCAACCAGCTCAATCAGCTCGGCATCATCGACCATGTCCGCTTTGTTCAAGAACACAACGATGTATGGAACGCCTACCTGGCGAGACAGCAGGATGTGCTCGCGCGTTTGCGGCATCGGACCGTCAGCCGCGGAGCAAACCAGAATAGCACCGTCCATTTGCGCCGCACCGGTAATCATATTTTTGACGTAGTCAGCGTGACCCGGACAGTCAACGTGCGCATAGTGACGATTGGCTGACTCGTACTCTACGTGCGAGGTCGAAATGGTAATACCGCGCGCGCGCTCTTCGGGAGCATTGTCGATTTGATCAAACGCTTTTGCTTCGCCACCTTGCAGCTCGGCCATAACCTTGGTCAGCGCAGCAGTCAAGGTTGTTTTGCCGTGGTCAACGTGGCCAATCGTTCCTACGTTTACGTGCGGTTTCTTTCTTTCAAATTTTTCTTTAGCCATTTCGAAACACCTACAACAATACGATCAAAATAAACTGGAGCTCATAACCGGATTTGAACCGGTGACCTCTTCCTTACCAAGGAAGTGCTCTACCTGCTGAGCTATATGAGCAAAAACAACCTACTCAGAATGGAGCGGGTGATGGGAATCGAACCCACGCAATCAGCTTGGAAGGCTGGAGTTCTACCATTGAACTACACCCGCAGGATTCCTCAAAATTAGATGGTGGAGGGGGGAGGATTCGAACCTCCGAAGGTAGAACCGGCAGATTTACAGTCTGATCCCTTTGGCCGCTCGGGAACCCCTCCGTACTTATTCAATCAATTTTCCTCTTTTTTACAAAAGAGGTCAAGCTTTTTATACCGATTCTTACGCAAGCGAATTAATTCGCGCCAAATCACCAGCCACCAACGCCTCAACATCCTTGAGCAACATATCGCACAAAGCCATAAACCTGAGCATCGCGCCATTAGAAAAACCAGACAAAACGTAATCAGCCACCCCTCCCTCAGACGGCCGACCTATACCAATCCGCAACCGAAAAAAATCTTTGGTCCCGGTATTGGATATTATATCTCGCAAACCGTTATGCCCAGCATGACCACCATTGCGCTTGAGCCTCACCACACCTTCCGCCAACTCAAGCTCATCATGGACAACCAAAAGCTCGCTGCAATCCATCTTATAGAACCGCATCATAGCACCGACCGATGCACCACTTCTGTTCATAAAGGTCACTGGCTTCAGCAACAACACCCTACCGAGACCAATGCTGCAATCTGCAACATCCCCCTGAAACTGAGCCGAGCGAGACCAGCGCGCTCCATGCAATTCAGCCAAACGATCCACAAACAAAAACCCGGCATTGTGCCGGGTTTTTTCGTACTGCTGACCAGGATTACCTAAACCAACAATCAACCTAATCATTCAATGACTTTGGTAATTACACAGATTCTTCAGCACCCCTGGTTTTAACAACCTGAGCCACAGGATGATTATGCTCAGAACCATGAGCCAAAGCAGGCAACTCTACGCCAGCAGGCAACACCAAGTCAGACAAATGAATAGTCTCACCGATATCGATAGCCGCCAAATCCACCTCAATAAACTCAGGCAACACAGAAGGCATGCATATAACCTCAACATCAGTCATCGTGTGCGTCACAACCCCACCTTTTTTAACGCCAACGCACACAGCCTCGTTAACAAAATGCAACGGAACATGAACCTTCAGCTTGTGAGATTCATCCACACGCATGAAATCCATATGCAAAATCTGAGGCTTAGCCGGGTGACGCTGGATGTGCTTCAGCACCGCTTTTTCGGCCGCACCATCAACCATCACATCCAGAACATGAGAATACACCGCTTCGTGAGCCAGATGCTTAACGACCTCGTTATGATCAAGAACCAGCATCAAAGGAGAAGCAGAACCGCCGTAAATAACCGCAGGAACCTTACCTTGCCGACGCACCGCTTTCGCCGAAGCACTACCAACACCAACACGAGCCTCTGCAATAAATTCAAACACGTTTGCCATTATTTCTCCTCACGCTTGCCACACAAGCACTACTTTAATTCTCAATTTAATCAACATATAACGAACTTACGGATTCTCCAACCGCTATTCGCCTTATGGTTTCAGCCAACATTTCAGCGACACTCAACTGCCTGATTTTGCTGACACCCAACAACTCATCGGTTAAGGGAATCGTATCTGTGACGACCAGCTCATCAAGAACCGACTGCTTGACATTTTCAGCCGCAGATCCAGAAAGCACCGGATGAGTGCAATAAGCCACAACTTTTTTTGCCCCGTGCTTTTTTAATGCCGCAGCGGCGTGACACAGCGTACCAGCAGTATCCACCAGATCATCGACCATCACACAAGTCCTACCGTCAACATCACCGATAATGTGCATGATTTCAGACACGTTAGGCCGAGGGCGGCGCTTATCGATAATCGCCAAGTCCGCATCACCCAAGCGCTTTGCAATTGCTCGAGCCCTCACCACACCACCAACATCCGGTGACACCACAATCAAGTCCGGATATTCTTGCCGCCATATATCGCCAAGCAGAATTGGAGAAGCATATACATTGTCGACCGGAATTCCGAAAAAACCCATAATCTGGTCGGAGTGCAAATCTACCGTTAAGGCCCGATCAGCACCAGCATTGCCTATCATGTCGGCCACTAAACGCGCCGTAATCGGCACTCGCGCAGACCGAGACCTTCTATCCTGCCGCGCATAGCCGTAGTAAGGCATCACTGCAGTAATCCGGGCCGCAGAGGCGCGCCGAAGAGCATCGATCATCACCAACAACTCCATCAAATTTTCGTTGGTGGGAGAACAGGTTGGCTGAATTACAAAGACATCCCTTCCCCTAACGTTTTCCTGGATCTCTACAAAAATCTCGCCATCGCTAAAGCGACCGACACTAGCCATGCCAAGGCGCATGTTCAGCTTTTTCACGATACCTTCAGACAAAGCCTTATTGGCATTGCCAGAGAATACCATTACCGAAGCCTCGCGCATTAAAGCACTCCCAAGGGATTTAAATTTGGAAATTATGGCTGGGCTGCTAGGATTCGAACCTAGGTATGCGGGGATCAAAACCCCGTGCCTTACCGCTTGGCGACAGCCCAATATTTGACTTAAAACACTCCCTGTTCCAACTTAACGTGAAGCGGCGACTTATCCACCTCCTTGGCGAGATAAACCATCCACTCTTCAATCAGCCCGGAATACGCACACTTTGCCGCATCTTCGGAATCAAATTCCGCAAAAACACAGGCACCGGTACCGGTTAACTTAGCCTCTCCGAATTCCGACAAAGCATGAATAGCCCTTACAATCGGAGGATACAACTCACTCACAACCGAAAGACAATCGTTCCTTGCATCCCCTGCAAGAAAGTCAGTCATTTTGATTGGTTTACTATTTCTTGTCAACCCATTAGCCAAAAAAATTTGTTTGGTGTTTACGTGGCAATCCGGCTTAATCACAACAACCCACCTGCCCGGAACGTTCACCTCAGTCAACTTTTCTCCAACTCCCTCAGCCCAAGAGGTTCGACCAAACACAAAAACAGGCACATCGGCGCCCAATCGCAACCCCAGATCCATTAAAGTCTCAAGAGAAAGGTTCAATCCCCAAAGCTTATTTAGTACCAGTAGCGTCGTGGCAGCATCCGAACTTCCACCCCCCAATCCACCGCCCATTGGAAGATTCTTTTCAATTTCAATCCACACGCCCTCACGGCTGCCAGTATATTCTTTGAGTAAATTAGCAGCACGAACAGTCAAATCATCGCTCTCAGGCACCCCAGGAATCGGGTTACGGAGCCTGACTTTGCCATCCCCCGCAGGACTAAACCTAATCCAATCACACAAGTCGATAATTCGGAACACCGTTTGCAACAAATGATAGCCATCCGGGCGACGGCCGATAATTCTCAACATCAGGTTTAATTTTGCCGGAGCCGGCCACTTCTCGCCCCATCCCTTCGAATTTAATTGACTTTCAGTCACGACAAATCCCATTGATCCACTATCAATTTTATTTTTGTACGATCTTTTTCAATATTGATTTTCTTAGGCAGAGAATCCGACGCTACCTTATACACGTCCCTAAAAGTGACCCTCCAACCCGCCTGCATAAAACCAGCATCCAATTCGACGCCCTGCAAACCCGGATCGAGAATCCCGAATACCCAATACCTCAACGAGTCGACAGGCATCACCACTCCCAACCGCTCCGACAAAACCTGCTCTGCCGAACCGTAAAATTCTTGCCGATTCTCGCCATCGTCGATTGTGACAGCGCCATCGACCACACTAATCGCCAAACGCCCCTGCGCCAACGGCCCCAACAACTCGATATCATCCCTGCCGCCAAGATGCCGCCAATTGACCGATGCGGAAAACGACTCTCGCTCATCGGCAACCGCCAATCTTCCCGAGAATGCCCAACGACCGTGAGCCTGCAAGGCATGGGTTTCAAAGGGACGATAAACGCTTACTTCCGACTCAGAAACCAGCGAGCAAGCTGACAATGCCAAAATGCAACACACCCCCAGCCCACGCAGAATCATCATTATTGGCCGCTCTGTAGAAAGCGCTTTTTGAATTCGAGCAAATATTCGTCCTCTGGAGATTTTTTAAAAGCGGCGTCAAACAATTCCTTGGCCTGCTTTTTATCACCCATCTCCCACAAAACCTCGGCAATATGGGCGGCAATCTCATTTTCAGGCTGCTTGTCGTAGGCTTTACGCAAATATTCCAAGGCCAATTCCAATTTACCTTGTTTATATAGCAACCAACCGTAGCTATCGACGATCACCGGCTCTTCCGGCTGCAACTCGATGGCCTTTCCAAGATATTTGGCAGCCTCATCATAACGTTGGGTTCGGTCGACCAAGGTATAACCCAAAGCATTCAGAGCCGCGACGTCTTCCGGCTTTTTCTCCAGAATCTTCAGCAAATCTGCCTCAAGCACGTCGAGCTTATCCAAACGCTCAGCCACCAGAGCCCGAGCGTAAAGCACGTCACGGTTATCCGGCGCCTCTTTCAACGCTGACGTCAGAGCATCGAACGCATCCTGATAGCGCCCGGACTGGTTATACAATTCGGCCTTTACCATCAGTATCCGCAAACGCTGCTCCGGATATTTGACATCCATCCGATTGACTCGCGCTTCGACATCATCCAATCGCTTCTGATTCATCAAAAGTGAGACTGCGGCCATGTCAGCGTCGAAAGCGTAACTCCCCTCTTCGACCCGGTCGAACCAAGCCAAAGCTTTTTCCGGACGCTGTTGCTCCAGCGCTATTTTGCCCAGGTAAAAGCTGGCCTGGCCTTCCCAGTCCGGATTGGGCAACAACCTCTCCAAAGTGTTTTCGGCCTTATCTACCTGGTTTAGCTGCATATGAATCAAAGCCAGAGCAAACAAGGTCTCCGGATCGTCCGGTTTATCTTCAAGCACTGACTGGCAAAGCTTGATCGCGTCATCATAATCGCGACTATTAACCAAAACCTCCAACAACATTTTTCGGAGCTGTTTGTCGTTCGGCGCCTGTTTCACGGCCTTTTCCAGATATTCTCTGGCCTTAGCCAAGTCGCCAGCCCGACCCGCCAACTGCGCCTGAAAAATAACCGCCTTGTTCCAATCGGGCTCCAACAACAAGGCCTGGCTGATTTTTTGTTGAGCCAGTTCGCTCTGCTGCAATACCGAAGCCAATACCGCCTGGACGAAAAAGATGCCGGCATGCGCCGGACGCATTTGCGCCAACTCATCCAACACATCGTAAGTAAACTGAGTCCGCCCCTCTTTTTCAAGCAGCTTGCTCATCTCCAGCAATCCGGCTTCAAAACCGGCAGGATCGTCGGCCAACATCGCGTCGAGATTATCCAGCGCTGCCTTATGATCGGAATTCTTAATAGCCAACAACACCGCAAACTTTCTGGCTGCCAAATTTTTGCCGTCCTTAGACAACCAAACCGTCAACGCTTCCCGCGTCCGCGCCTCATCCTTTAGGAACAAACCGATTTTCACCGCTCTTTCGGCAATCCGCGGATCGTCGACCCGCTTAGCGGCCTGCAAATAGGCATCCATCGCCAAATCGTACTGGTTGCGCTGGCCCGCCAACTCAGCCGCCATCAACAGGTATAAAACCTCTTCGTCAATGACGGTGTTGCGGTTAACCCGGCTTTGCAGGCCATCAACCTTCGCCGGCTGACTCTCGACCGCAGCATCCTTGTCAGGCGCAACAGCACATCCCGCTGCAGACAAAACTATTGCTATGGCTATCCATTTATTCATGCAATCAATCGACCTGTGTTCAGAAAATTGTTTTTTATAGATTACCAGAAAAACCCCGGCGAGTCGGACCGCTGTTTGATTGGATTTGGACAAAAACTGCGCATTCCTTAAAATACAGGAATTTTCTTAAGTGTTTATGCGTATTCGATGACTCTTCTCGCCGTAGGGATAAATTACAACACCGCGCCGGTCGCCGTTCGCGAAAGGCTGGCGTTCCCGTCGGAAGCCCTGGAGGCCACGCTGAAAAATCTGTGGAGCATCCGTGAAATCAGCGAGGCCGCGATACTCTCAACCTGCAACCGCACCGAATTGTATTGTCAGGCCGAACACGACGCCCAAAGCTCGCTGGTGGAGTGGATTGCCGACACCAAGCGGATCACGCCCGCCGAATTTACACCTTACCTTTATAGCTACAAAGACAGCCAATCGATTCGCCACATGTTCCGCGTCGCCTGCGGCCTGGACTCGATGATACTCGGCGAACCGCAGATTTTAGGCCAAATGAAAACCGCCTATCACGCGGCATCTCAAGCCGGCACGCTGGGTCGCAATCTGAGTAAGTTGTTCCAGCATACCTTTTCCGCTGCTAAAAAGGTGCGTACCGACACCGCAATCGGCTCCAGCCCGGTCTCGGTCGCTTTCGCCGCAGTACAACTGGCGCAGCAAATCTTCGACAAGCTAAGCGACCAAACCGCGTTACTGATCGGAGCCGGCGAAACCATAGAGCTCACGGCCCGCCATTTGTTCCAACACGGCATCGGCCGGATCATCATCGCCAACCGCACCTACGACAAAGCGCACGCACTTGCCACCCAGTTCAACGGCTACGCTATCTCGTTGGCGGAACTGCCCAACCAT comes from the Methylomonas sp. EFPC3 genome and includes:
- the tuf gene encoding elongation factor Tu; this encodes MAKEKFERKKPHVNVGTIGHVDHGKTTLTAALTKVMAELQGGEAKAFDQIDNAPEERARGITISTSHVEYESANRHYAHVDCPGHADYVKNMITGAAQMDGAILVCSAADGPMPQTREHILLSRQVGVPYIVVFLNKADMVDDAELIELVEMEIRELLNQYEFPGDDTPIIVGSALKALEGEQSEIGVQSVVKLVEALDSYIPEPQRAIDGKFLMPIEDVFSISGRGTVVTGRVERGIIKVGEEVEIVGIKDTVKTTCTGVEMFRKLLDQGQAGDNVGILLRGTKRDDVERGQVLAHVNSIKPHSHFKAEIYVLSKEEGGRHTPFFNGYRPQFYFRTTDVTGAVELPEGVEMVMPGDNISVTVKLISPIAMEDGLRFAIREGGRTVGAGVVASIVE
- the pth gene encoding aminoacyl-tRNA hydrolase, which codes for MIRLIVGLGNPGQQYEKTRHNAGFLFVDRLAELHGARWSRSAQFQGDVADCSIGLGRVLLLKPVTFMNRSGASVGAMMRFYKMDCSELLVVHDELELAEGVVRLKRNGGHAGHNGLRDIISNTGTKDFFRLRIGIGRPSEGGVADYVLSGFSNGAMLRFMALCDMLLKDVEALVAGDLARINSLA
- a CDS encoding 50S ribosomal protein L25/general stress protein Ctc; amino-acid sequence: MANVFEFIAEARVGVGSASAKAVRRQGKVPAVIYGGSASPLMLVLDHNEVVKHLAHEAVYSHVLDVMVDGAAEKAVLKHIQRHPAKPQILHMDFMRVDESHKLKVHVPLHFVNEAVCVGVKKGGVVTHTMTDVEVICMPSVLPEFIEVDLAAIDIGETIHLSDLVLPAGVELPALAHGSEHNHPVAQVVKTRGAEESV
- a CDS encoding ribose-phosphate diphosphokinase, translated to MREASVMVFSGNANKALSEGIVKKLNMRLGMASVGRFSDGEIFVEIQENVRGRDVFVIQPTCSPTNENLMELLVMIDALRRASAARITAVMPYYGYARQDRRSRSARVPITARLVADMIGNAGADRALTVDLHSDQIMGFFGIPVDNVYASPILLGDIWRQEYPDLIVVSPDVGGVVRARAIAKRLGDADLAIIDKRRPRPNVSEIMHIIGDVDGRTCVMVDDLVDTAGTLCHAAAALKKHGAKKVVAYCTHPVLSGSAAENVKQSVLDELVVTDTIPLTDELLGVSKIRQLSVAEMLAETIRRIAVGESVSSLYVD
- the ispE gene encoding 4-(cytidine 5'-diphospho)-2-C-methyl-D-erythritol kinase — encoded protein: MTESQLNSKGWGEKWPAPAKLNLMLRIIGRRPDGYHLLQTVFRIIDLCDWIRFSPAGDGKVRLRNPIPGVPESDDLTVRAANLLKEYTGSREGVWIEIEKNLPMGGGLGGGSSDAATTLLVLNKLWGLNLSLETLMDLGLRLGADVPVFVFGRTSWAEGVGEKLTEVNVPGRWVVVIKPDCHVNTKQIFLANGLTRNSKPIKMTDFLAGDARNDCLSVVSELYPPIVRAIHALSEFGEAKLTGTGACVFAEFDSEDAAKCAYSGLIEEWMVYLAKEVDKSPLHVKLEQGVF
- the lolB gene encoding lipoprotein insertase outer membrane protein LolB, with amino-acid sequence MMILRGLGVCCILALSACSLVSESEVSVYRPFETHALQAHGRWAFSGRLAVADERESFSASVNWRHLGGRDDIELLGPLAQGRLAISVVDGAVTIDDGENRQEFYGSAEQVLSERLGVVMPVDSLRYWVFGILDPGLQGVELDAGFMQAGWRVTFRDVYKVASDSLPKKINIEKDRTKIKLIVDQWDLS
- a CDS encoding tetratricopeptide repeat protein, whose product is MNKWIAIAIVLSAAGCAVAPDKDAAVESQPAKVDGLQSRVNRNTVIDEEVLYLLMAAELAGQRNQYDLAMDAYLQAAKRVDDPRIAERAVKIGLFLKDEARTREALTVWLSKDGKNLAARKFAVLLAIKNSDHKAALDNLDAMLADDPAGFEAGLLEMSKLLEKEGRTQFTYDVLDELAQMRPAHAGIFFVQAVLASVLQQSELAQQKISQALLLEPDWNKAVIFQAQLAGRAGDLAKAREYLEKAVKQAPNDKQLRKMLLEVLVNSRDYDDAIKLCQSVLEDKPDDPETLFALALIHMQLNQVDKAENTLERLLPNPDWEGQASFYLGKIALEQQRPEKALAWFDRVEEGSYAFDADMAAVSLLMNQKRLDDVEARVNRMDVKYPEQRLRILMVKAELYNQSGRYQDAFDALTSALKEAPDNRDVLYARALVAERLDKLDVLEADLLKILEKKPEDVAALNALGYTLVDRTQRYDEAAKYLGKAIELQPEEPVIVDSYGWLLYKQGKLELALEYLRKAYDKQPENEIAAHIAEVLWEMGDKKQAKELFDAAFKKSPEDEYLLEFKKRFLQSGQ
- the hemA gene encoding glutamyl-tRNA reductase, which translates into the protein MTLLAVGINYNTAPVAVRERLAFPSEALEATLKNLWSIREISEAAILSTCNRTELYCQAEHDAQSSLVEWIADTKRITPAEFTPYLYSYKDSQSIRHMFRVACGLDSMILGEPQILGQMKTAYHAASQAGTLGRNLSKLFQHTFSAAKKVRTDTAIGSSPVSVAFAAVQLAQQIFDKLSDQTALLIGAGETIELTARHLFQHGIGRIIIANRTYDKAHALATQFNGYAISLAELPNHLAEADIVVSSTASQLPILGKGRVESAIKIRKHKPMFMVDLAVPRDIEAEVGQLRDVYLYTVDDLQHTVNQNMDSRRRAAEQAEEIIDTQVEHFLAWLRSQGAQETIRDFRAQAEKTRDEALQRALAQLNTGANAEDVLQRLAHTLTNKLIHTPCAQLRDAGANERHDLIAASREIFKLR